The Phragmites australis chromosome 13, lpPhrAust1.1, whole genome shotgun sequence DNA window TATCCAACTTGAAAGAAAAAGGTTCTTGACGTGACTTTCCAATGCAGAGACTCTTGAACCACAACAACCTACTGAATTCTCCTCTTTGCTTCTTAGCTTGGGAGACTGCCTTGTTTAAAACAATTGTCCTCTGCTCCAATATAAGTACTCGCCTGATGGCCACAGAACTTGCTAGAGCCCAGGTTGACACACAGAAACAGAACATCAGATACAAGTAAtagatctctctctctttacTTCGTGAGCAGCATCAAGCGAAATGGACAACAGTATTCCTGTAGTTAGCAAGATTTTTTGCAAAGGCACTCCAACAATGCTGATGATCAGGAGGAGACCCATTGTCGTGAATGGTGGTGGTTTTGTTGTTACTGACCTCAGTCAAAATGTTGTTTTCGTCGTAGACGGTTGTGGAATACTTGGATCAAAGGGAAAGCTTATGATCAAAGATGGTGAAGGAGAACCAATACTATTCATTTCTAGAAAGGTAATTAAAACTCTTGGATATAGTACATGTTTTCTCTATTTCCCATTCTTTTGAGTGCTTCACCTGAACGAAAGTTAATTGATTAGGTCCAGAACTATATGCTCTATGAAGTTGTTCTAATTCCTATGAACTTCTTTATGTTGAGTTCCATACTTCAAGTACTTTTCAAGAGCTTATTTTGAGGTTTAGCTCTTAAATTTTGTGGAGAAGCTGGAACTTCTTTCTGCTCCGGTTCCCATTAACTATAAGGAAGGTAGATCTTAAAGAAGCAAATACTAAACAAGAAGGGTGCAAGTAACTTCAAGAACTTCTCTTCAGAAAATACAGAAACAAAACTGAAAAATGAAGGCACAAATACTTGCCCTCCAATGTCTTACTTCCTATATTTGTTTGACAATCACCATATTAAAACTCTCTACTGCAGGGAGGAATTGTCCAGGCCCTGAGCACTAGGAACAAATGGAATGGGTACTCAATGGATTACCAAGGAAAAGACAAATTGGTCTTTAGCCTAACTGATCCAAAATCATGCATAGCAAAAAGTGCTCCAATTAGAATTCATATTGAACCCAAGAGGCACTGCAAAAGTTGGGATTTTGAAATTGGTGGATCTTTTGCAGATAGAGATTGTACAATAATTGATTGCACTGGTAAAATAGTAGCCCAGGTATGCTATCCCATCCATACTTTCATAATCCCCTGCAAGCAAATATTTCCACCTCTATATTTCTTtgcagaattttttttgttactaAATTGATTAAGGTATACATGTATTTTAGGCCGTGTTGTGAAACTACAGATCCGGATCATGATTAACAAGAACTAGTCCATGACAGCAAGAAAAACAAAGTCTATTCTACAGTAACGGTGCATTTTTTACTAAGAAGAGTGTTTAATCATTTCCAGCCATATTGCTTGCATGTTATGACTATGTACATGTTCGTGCAAGTCTATCTATGAAAGTGTAGAAGTGTTTGGgcatttgcatgcatgcatgccaatATTTGAGCGTCAGAGGGAGTGAGATCACAAGATATCTGTTCTGCAGATGGGTAGGGAAGAAATGATAGGAGGCAAGGACTTCTACCACGTGCAAGTGCAGTCGGGCCATGACCAGGCTTTCATCATTGGGGTGATGGCAATTCTTGACAACATACATGGAGAATCCACCAGATGCTGATAGCAGAATTTGCTCTTGTTCACAAGAGTAGACACTTATGTTCAATAGCACTGATCTTGCAACCTACTTTCATTTTGAAGTAAAAAATCGATACATGTTCACCAGCTGTTAGTGTAATCCTTGTGTGTTGGTAAGAGGTCAGTTAGTTTTATCTTTTTGCTATATCGGTTTGCAACAGCATGTCGGTCACTGTAGCAACAGTATGATGGTTACTGTATCAACACTATGGAGTATGGTGTTCACTGTAGCAACAGAGAGTGTTTTGAGCCTGTATAATGAGCTGAACCCCCTGGTTGTAGTATGCATTGAATATTCTAAATCCAATAGAAACTGTTAGCAACTAGAAAACTCCTGTACCTAATGTATGCTCGCGTGTGTTCTTCCAACCCACCTCTCGCAGGATTGAatccaacaattggtatcagagccagggtTGACGATCCCGGCGACATCGGCTCCTACGAGTGGTGTGGCTCTGAGTCCCGGGTGGCACTTCAACCGCCACGACGATTGTGACACCGAGACGTCAGTTGACACGATGTGGTCGTCTAGCAAGCAGTAAGGAAGGTTGGCGGCGCGTCGTACCCGATCCTCACACGGAGCAACGACGTCAACTGGAGCCTACTCATAAAGATCATGCTGTAGGCTAACGGCCTCTGGGATGCAGTGGAGTTTGGCAATTCAGCTTTCCAGGAAGACGACATGGTGCTGGAGGCCATCCTCCGTGTTATGGCCCACGAGATGATCGGCACGCTCACTATCAAAACGAGCACTAAGCAGGCCTGGGACACCATCAAATCGATGCGCGTCGGCGACAATCGCGTCCACAAGGCCTCGACGCAACAACTAAGGAAGGAATTCGAGGCAATCTCGTTCCAGGACAGGAAGACGATCGATGATTTCACGATGTGTCTCTCCGGCCTCATCACCAACCTCGCCACGCTCGGAGAAACGATGGAAGGACAGAAGgtggtagaaaaatatctaCGTGTAGTTCCCAAGAAATTTTCGCAGATTGCTCGTTCCATTGACTCTTCTCGATCTCTTGATGCTCACGCTGGAGGAAGTGACTAGGAAGCTAAAGGCGGTGGAGGATCGTTTCGATCCGGAAGAATCCCCTGCCATCAGCGgaaagctcctcctcaccgagAGGCAATGCCTGTCGCCATGCACGCGCACCGCGGAAGAGAGGGGGAGGCGGTGGCTCCGATGGAAAGGAGGTCGTGTGATCTCTCCCGCGACAAGTGCCATAATTACAGCCGCTACGGCCACTGGGCCAAGGATTGCCGAACACCCAAGGAGCAGGATTATTTGGCCCAgggtgaggaggaagaagacgagccTACGCTCCTGATGGCGCAGGTGTGCGCTCTCAGTGATGCGCAAGAGCCATCGCCAAACCATGTCCAACTCGACGAGCCACGCGCGTAAGTCCACCTTGGTGCGACGACGGCGACCACTTGGAGGGCTAGTACTTCGATACCGGTGCCACCAACCACATGAAGGGTCACCATGATGTCTTCGCGAAGCTTGATCGAAGTGTGGTGGGCTCCGTCCGTTTCGAAGATGGGTCGGTGCTCGACATCCGCGGTTGTGGCACCATCCTGTTCGCCAAGAAGAACGGAGAGCATAAGGCGCTCTTCGGCGTCTACTTCATCCCACGGCTGAAGAACAACATCATCAGCGTGGGCCAGCTAGACGAGGGCGGCTCCAAGATGCTGATCGAGGACGGCATCTTGTGGATCTGGGACCGCTAGCGTCGTCTCCTCGCCAAAGTTCGTCGCAGATGCAATCGGCTGTACATCCTGCGCCTCGACATTGCCCGTCCCATCTGTCTCGCGGCGCGCCACGACGAGAACGCCTGGCGGTGGCACGTGCACTACAGCCACAAGCTTCAACGCACTCTGGCGGCTAACGCACTCTGGCGGCTGGCGCGTCATGAGATGG harbors:
- the LOC133889187 gene encoding protein LURP-one-related 6-like — its product is MDNSIPVVSKIFCKGTPTMLMIRRRPIVVNGGGFVVTDLSQNVVFVVDGCGILGSKGKLMIKDGEGEPILFISRKGGIVQALSTRNKWNGYSMDYQGKDKLVFSLTDPKSCIAKSAPIRIHIEPKRHCKSWDFEIGGSFADRDCTIIDCTGKIVAQMGREEMIGGKDFYHVQVQSGHDQAFIIGVMAILDNIHGESTRC